The genomic segment TTCAGGGATAGGCGCTTGCCATGACATGATTTCATGGGTAAATGGATGAGCAAGCTCCAAACGTACTGCATGTAGCGCCTGACGTTCAAAGTTTTTCAAAATATCAAAAAACTCTGGGCTAGCTTTTTTAGGCGGACGAGGGCGACCACCGTATACAGGATCGCCAACCAACACATGACCTATGTATGACATGTGAACACGAATTTGGTGAGTACGCCCCGTTTCTAAGCGCAATCTTAAACGCGTATGAGCACGGAATTTTTCAGCAACACGATAATGAGTAACAGAAGGACGACCGCCATAACAACTGCCATTTGTGTACGGCGCGTTTCATGACGATCAATCGGTTCGTCTACTGTTCCGCCAGCGGTCATCATCCCAATCACAATCGCTTCGTATTCACGTACAATATCGCGCGCCTGAAGTGCTGCAACTAAATGGGTTTGCGCTTCAACCGTTTTAGCAACCACCATTAAACCAGTGGTGTCTTTATCTAAACGATGCACAATACCAGCACGTGGAACATGTTCAATCTCAGGGCAATGATGTAATAGCGCATTTAATAATGTGCCATCAGCATTACCAGCACCAGGGTGAACAACCAAGCCAGCTTGCTTATTTACCACTAAAATATGATCGTCTTCGTAGACAATATTTAGGTCAATTTTTTGTGCTTTGTCTTTTACTTCTTCTTCGAGCGTTGCTTCTACCGCAATTAACTGCGATTCTAGTACTTTCTCACGAGGCTTATCGACAACAACGCCATCGACTGAAACTGCACCAGATAGGATCCATTCTTTGATGCGTGTACGGGAATAATCAGGGAACAATTCAGCCAAAGCTTGGTCTAATCTTAAACCGGTTTGGATTGCTGTGATCTCGCTTTTTAGGTTAATCTCTTGTGTCATAGGAACCGTACCCCTTTTTTGGGGTCCAAAGTGAATGTGCTATCTGTTACAATCGGATTGTTTTCTATTTTACAGTGAAATGGAAAAATTCTTAACAACAACTTATAAAAGAATTGAATTTACATATGTATAAATTAGCCAAAGGCGCCGCCCTAGTATTGTTTTCATTAGCTTTAACAGCATGTAGTACCTCTAAAGGTTTTGAAGATGAAGACCTCAGTGGCAAGTCTCCAGAGGGACTTTATGCTCAATCTAGAACCTCAATGGAGCTAGGAAACTACTCTAAAGCAGTTAGAACACTTGAAGCATTAGACTCTCGTTACCCATTTGGCCCACATAAAACTCAAGTTCAATTGGACATGATTTTTGCTTATTACAAAATGGATGACGTCGCATCAGGTATTGCAAATATCGATCGTTTTATTCGTTTAAACCCAACGCATCCAGATATTGATTATGTCTATTATATGCGTGGTTTAACTAATATGCAGGCAGATAATTACCTATTTCACGATATGATGAATATCGATCGAACTGATCGTGACCCTAAAAATGCACAAGACGCCTTTAAAGATTTTGATCGTTTAATCAAAAGCTATCCAAACAGTAAGTATACGGCTGATGCTCAGCAACGTATGCAATACCTTAAAAACCGTTTAGCACAATACTCGATTAAAGTGGCTGAGTATTATATCAAAATGGAAGCATGGAGTGCTGCAGCTGTTCGTGCACAATCTGTGATGGAGCAGTTCCCTGGCACACCAGCAACCGAGCAAGCTTTAGAAATTATGGCGCAAGCTTATGGTGAATTAGGCCAAGAGCAACTTCAACAGAATACATTAACGGTTATCGCTGCTAACTATCCAGATAGTGACTTACTCAAATAACAGTCAAGAATCATATTGCTGATTCTACGTTAATATAAAAAGCCTGCTATATATCGCAGGCTTTTTTGTTTTGAAGATTACACATGATGATAAACAAAACCGCCATAAAGGTATTTAGTGGCTTCGGCACCGAGTACCGCCACCTTGTCACCTGCTTTTAATCGTCCTGAATGAATCAACCTCGATAAACTGACCCAAATAGCGGCTGAACCTAAATTACCAAGATGCTTGGCGTCATTGATCACTCGCTCTGGTGAAATACCTAATGCTTTTGCCATAAGCACATCAATATGTCCATTGGCCTGATGAGGCAAAATATATGCAAAATCATCTAGCTGATAGCCTCGGCTTTGCAATGCTTGCCAACCTAACTCAAACAACTGACTACCTTGCTCTCTCACAGCTTGGGTGTTGTGATGGAATCGAGCCATTTGTTTTGTCCCGACATCATTAGCCCCGCCATCAAGATAAAACCCTGGTGGTTTTTGATGTCCAATTTGACCTAAATAAATATCAGATATTTTGGCAGCCTGTTCATCTTGAGGCCCTAGTACTACTGCAGCTGCACCATCCCCCATTTGTACATAATTAACCAATTGTTCGGTATCGATAAAGTCGTTATCCATATCAAAATAAACCGAGCCTGTTTCTACCCCTACTATTGAAACGGGTTGCTGATTCACAGCGCAAAAGGCCGACGCAATTTGTAATCCGTTAGCAAATCCCGTACAAGCCTGTCTAAGTTCTAAATAGGGACCATGAAATGCCATTGCATCTGCAAGCCATGCTGCATTAGGGGGGACTTGTGTATGAGGTGTGCATGTGTGGCTGAGTAAATAATCTAACGCTTCAATATCAAGGTTTGCATTCACTAAAGCTTGA from the Shewanella japonica genome contains:
- a CDS encoding outer membrane protein assembly factor BamD, producing the protein MYKLAKGAALVLFSLALTACSTSKGFEDEDLSGKSPEGLYAQSRTSMELGNYSKAVRTLEALDSRYPFGPHKTQVQLDMIFAYYKMDDVASGIANIDRFIRLNPTHPDIDYVYYMRGLTNMQADNYLFHDMMNIDRTDRDPKNAQDAFKDFDRLIKSYPNSKYTADAQQRMQYLKNRLAQYSIKVAEYYIKMEAWSAAAVRAQSVMEQFPGTPATEQALEIMAQAYGELGQEQLQQNTLTVIAANYPDSDLLK
- a CDS encoding 3-oxoacyl-ACP synthase III family protein; amino-acid sequence: MAVKFAQHDLSLLGISHQLPNANINNEALLNALSQQCGRLTARKAKTIAKRLGIEGRHLVRDLSTPTSSTSPSSIELSQQVLTQALVNANLDIEALDYLLSHTCTPHTQVPPNAAWLADAMAFHGPYLELRQACTGFANGLQIASAFCAVNQQPVSIVGVETGSVYFDMDNDFIDTEQLVNYVQMGDGAAAVVLGPQDEQAAKISDIYLGQIGHQKPPGFYLDGGANDVGTKQMARFHHNTQAVREQGSQLFELGWQALQSRGYQLDDFAYILPHQANGHIDVLMAKALGISPERVINDAKHLGNLGSAAIWVSLSRLIHSGRLKAGDKVAVLGAEATKYLYGGFVYHHV